The Branchiostoma lanceolatum isolate klBraLanc5 chromosome 3, klBraLanc5.hap2, whole genome shotgun sequence DNA segment GAGTTTTGCCCTGGCGACAAAGAAGGGAAACAACTCAACCTGTGATCCTTTCTGTAGAGCAATTCTAGAGCACTACTACGTAAATGACGCCCTTCTTGTGACAATGAGTCTACAAATACCTTATCTATTCACCTAGCTTCTTCCTGGCTCCCTCTTTTTAGTGGTAACCTCGCAATTTGTAAAGCAATTCTCACGACACGACTCATGTACACAGCCCTCAGCCCTTGTCTGTTGACTCGTTCAGGTCAGGGGTGAAAAGGTCGTGTCATAGGTCAAAGAGTAAAATATTTAATAACACAGTTCATGTCGCAGAATTACGCTTAAACCTTTTGACTGAAATAGCATCGTTACTCTTGTTGCATCTTATCTGATTTGTACGTGTATCATAACGGCTTGGATATCAAGCAACTTCGTTcaaattcttctttcttttacatGATTCTGTGTACAGGTCGAAAggcttgattttattttcatgtaaaaCAGAAAGAGAATCTTGGTAACCATTGCTTCTAGAGGTAATAAAGCTGAAAGTTGGAACAGATAAAGAAGGCTCGTTGAATCTTCAGACTTCGGTATAAGATATCTAAATGCtgaatatttttgatatatttgaGGGGCATACTTTTGTACATTTCGAGGTCCTGTCCGTAAGCCCCTcactctactctccaagcagaggttgaatgggcagatcgtcaccgttttatcatatgccgtcattttttgtcgctagcccattctaacggctaatgggctagcgacaaaaaatgacggcatatgataaaacggtgacgatctgcccattcaacctctgcttggagagtacctgaCTCCACCTCCTTGCTGACACTGGACCAGCAGCACGTTGACAGAGCTCTCAACGAATcgaatatttttacgctttgtgtgtttacttattttttagtcatacttgcacgttttTGCATGCTATTCCcactataaagtcaagggtaacacaaatccaatttaggaggcagcgaggccgccaacgtgctgTGAGTCCAGTACAGTGAGGTATGAGCTTTATTACCAGATACAAAATGCTAGTATAGGCAGACACATCGATCAACCAATTCCTTAGTTGATTCCTGACAATAAACAAGCATATTTTGGTGGAGCTGTCTACCAGGTGTGCATGTTAAgtgcaaaaaagtttgaaatggcTTGGTCTTCTTGCTCATTAACGTTTTATTGTTGCATTTTCAACATTCAATAGTATAAAGTAAGGTCAAAATTCATAAAGCAGATATCTATGTTCAGAGCTCTTGACACATTACACTAAAAGCATGCAGCTGAATTGGAAGAAACTATTTATAGGAAAACTCTTACTGAAGAAAAAAGTTATTTCATTTTTCCAATAAATCAAAACGAAGCACATAAAGGAACTGACAAGGACACTGATAACTGGTACGAAGGCTATTCTGTATGACCATATCTATGGTGATGAGCTATTTTAACATTCCGAAGAGGAAAACATCACACAGCTagacacagtacatgtattctttatttacatttttacaatttATTACAGAACTATGATATTTCAACACAAGAGTGTCAGCAACTTCTAAGAGATTGCAGGAGACAAGATGGCTACACAGACCACCTGTCAAGAAAAAGTTAAATCAGTCAAAACAGACGGGCAGTGTTTCTGCTAACACACTATAACTTTGCAGAGTACCACAGTACATTGGCACCCCTGATTCAAATAATTACATTAAAATACTATGTACAATTCTATGGACcaaatggtgaagggagaacATATTTATATTTCAACAAGGTGCTCCAATTAAAAGCAGACAACTGATTTGTCAACCTCTATGAGTCTCAGAGATGAGCTCTTTTCTAAATTCAGCACATGCAAAACCGAATCAAGTATGAGGATATCAAACGAACCCACATCCATTTCTTGTAGTGCTAAATCTGGTGGTGTGAAAACGTACAAATCACATAATCTTAAAACTCAAGACATGAATTCCCATTGGAGTTTACTTTTGCCTACAAACACCATGCCTTCTCCTTACACCAATATTCCTTTCACCAAGAAAATAACAAGATATTCAGAAATTCTTAATTTTGCAAGATCATTTCGTTTCTTTTCATCTGGACTAGGATTTCATACCGAAACATCTGTGGAAAACACCCACACAGAGCACCTGACAACTTCTACAGTACTAACATAACAACAGCTTCTTCCACACATATCTATACACTATTTTACATCCTCTAAAATTCATCTAAAATACAGCTTAACTAAAGCCGAAAATAAGACCAAGTAGGAAAAGCTGACCTTAGGATGGTGAGCTTGTGATTGTGAGTAGGAAGAAATTTGCACGATTGTTAAACAACCTCACTGATATCTACAACTGTATATTCAAGAAAAACTTTATTCAAGGAAAGCTTTTAACAAGGAATATGACCTGGTAGGTTCAAGTTAATTTGTTGACGAGCTTTAGGCATGGTAACCTGTTTCTTTTGGAAGAATGGTCCATAAGTCTACCAAGTTACAGGTATTTTGCATTAAAATTGAGGTGTTTTGAGACAGCCCTGTAAACCATTTGTGTTCCAACTTTATAAAACGTTTCTTTCAAATATTGCAGAACTACTAGTACTGTTGCGCTTTCAAGGCGCAGTTAGACAGAAAACATTCACATAGACACACATTTTTGAGACAAGCTATACATTGAACGGTGACCATAATTTGCACAAAACACTAGTCAATTTTTCAGGTTTCCACTCAAGTGCCGCTCCTTCCATTCACTTCACGGTTTCTGGACGCCAAATCGATATCGATGGAGTCATTGCCAACAATCAGTCGCAACTTCTTCGCCCTGCTGGCGACACACTCCTCAGAGCAGCACTCACTTCCACCGCTACACTTTCTCCTCCTGTTAAATCCTGGGGATTGACCTGTGACCCCTGAACTGTCTCTGAACCTTGCCCCTCGACCCCTAGTGGACCCAGAACTGTCTTTGAACTCTACCTCTTGGTCCCTGGATACTCCTGAAATGTGAGTATAATCTACTCTAGTGACCCCTGAACTATTCTTAAACTCCACCCCTTGATTCaaactctctctgtctctgccATAGAACTGTGAAGGTGCCAGTCCTAACTCTGTGATGCCCGGGGCATTCCCGCCATTCTGTTCCACTTGGAACTCTCCATTCGGCCGACAGAGTTTGATCTTAAGTTTAGGCCGACCAGTGGAAGAGGTATTTGCACTTGGCTTTGGGTTGCTTGTGCCTCCACCCACAGCATAGCTAGCTGGCGCCCAATCTTTCCTTCCTTGTTGAGTATAGTTGTCAGCAGTTCTTCTATCAAGCACTTCACTCTCGGTTCCACGACTAGCTTCTGTCCTTCCAATGATCTCCGGGTAGTTTCGACTTCGTAGTCTGATCGTCACTTTCGGTAACTTTCCATTCTCTGTTATCAACTGAGAATCGTACTTAGTTCTATTGGGTGAGAATTTCCTCCCATTCATGTCTGTACCGTTCCTCCTGGCCTCTcgtctcctcctcctcctctcctTAGCAGCTCTTTTCCTCATCTTCTCCACAGCGGCTGTAGACATGTCCGTAGCACGGCCATGGTCTTCTGGGACGAAGTCTTCACAGTCTGAACTTGTgcctttcacatcttcttgtgAAGTCTTAGCGACTAAGTCTGCTTCCTTCTGAGGTAACAAAGAAGCGTCTGTAACTAGCTGTCCCCTGTCAGTAATCACTTCCATATTTTCATCCTTGTGAGTTCTCAGTTTAGGAGGCGACACAGAACGCTTCCTCCCAACCTGTCTCTTCCTAGATGGAACAGGCATAGACATGACTCTGCTGAGGACACCATCTTTATCACTAGTAGCATCCAGTTTGTCAGGCACTGAGGAATTGCCTACGGCGGACAGCCTTCTTCGGGTTGTCCTCCTTCCCCCTTCCCTCATGTTGAGAGAAGTTAGGTTTATTGAACCATTCATTTTTTCCGGGAGGACGCTTCTGGTCAAAACTACCTTAGCTTCTGGAATCTTGATGCCCTGTGCTTCTAGAAGTTCACGGTCATACTTGGTTATCTTGTATGGTCCACTTGTGTTCACGTCAACGCCGCCTCCCAAGGTCCTTCTTGAACTAAACTTCGTATTTCTTGTGGAAGCTTTGTCGCTCATATTGCAGGTAGGCGTAGCACTGCTGCCTTTACGGAGCCGTTGTATTCTCTTGTCGGTTTCACGCAGACCGTACTTAGTGTTGTGGACTTTTTCCTTGTTGCCTTCTTTGGAAGCAAAGGCTCCTGTCCCTCTCCTGGGTAACAAAAATAACTTAGTTATCATCAGTATTCATtcactgaagaagaaaaaagatcaAAAATACCGCACCTTGTTACAGGCCATGCAAATTCTTCTACCTACTTTGatgaaggtaataagatatgccaaaatagttactcaagcaactgaataaaattttggctgtttcaaaattttatccagttatttttggcatatcttctAGCTACTAGCTACACGACATAAGTCAGGTTAAGTCACTATACTCAAAACCTTCACCATTgacaaaaacatcaacatatTACATACTCTGGACGCAAGGCAATTACATGCTACATTTCACTTcatctttttttacaaaaggtAGGCCTATATATATGTCTTACAATTCAACACAAGTCCTGTTCCTGACTCACCTTTCACAAGTCTCACACTCGCAGTACGAGTTGTTGTCACCGAAGAAACCCTCCCCGTAATAACAAGTGATCTCCTCGCCAGCCTCAATGTCTCGCAGGACCTTCACGCACGCCGTGTCACGGCCAGTGGACACGAACTGGGCACAAAGAATAACAAGTGTCctggtaaaatacatgtacttacttgaTACTTGATAAGGTCTCCTCAATGTAATTGTAAGTAAAATACATGTGACCGACTTAAATGTAGTAAACAAAATTTGacatgcatgtcattatgtctaCATTCCCTTATGGTTGCCATCAACCTACTTTGAACTGTTCCAATTTTCTCATGAATGATTATCTTTAAATCAAACTCCAGAAAGTACTTTTCATGCTTTTCAGAATACTTAAatggctacatacatgtaagcgaGCACATTAAGAATTACAATTAACTCTTACCTTGCAATTTGacctgcaatctgcaaaatgaaAAGGAAATTTGTCAACTTTGGTGGCATCAGTCAAAGTAAATTATTCGCTACAAGCTTACTAGCATCTGATTCTGATTATATCATAAATATAAACTTGAAGTTGCATCTATGCAcctggtaatacatgtacacagaggCCCTCAGTACCTCATCCTTACAGCAGATATGTATTCTTatatttatttgaatttgagtATCCTAATGTGTGACAAGTGTACCTTTTAGTTTTTACACTATACAGCAACAAGGGCCAGTGGTGGGGACACATACTCTATAGTGTTCAGCCATCCCGTTCGTAACAATGGCTGAACACTATAGAGTATGTGTTGCCACCACTGGCCCTCTTTACATTAAACTGGCTGTTCGAACATGGACCGGCCTATGCCGTTCTGACATTTGAATAAAGTGATTTGTATACCAGCAATTAAAGCATACAGTCGTGGTCTCTCTTCTAACACAATATTACTACAGTAAAGTGTTACAGCACAATCACATGACCATTCCATGCAGCTGACATGTACCATCGTATCCTAATGTGTGACAAGTGTACCCTTTAGTATTCACACTTTACTACTGCAGCACTACATGTATCACGTAACAATCACATGACATTCCGTGCAGCTGAAGTGTACCGTGGTTGATGAAGGCGGCGGGTCCCAGCCACAGCTGCGCACAGTTCTTGCGTGTGGAGAACATGACGCTGAAGTCGTTCACCCCCGGCTGCAGCAGCTGGTTCTCCTCCTCTGCCGTTATCTCCGCAATACAGCCCACCAACATGGGGATCTTCTCGTTCTTTGTCCTGGGATTACAGAAACAACATCCGTTTGAATTGCAATAGGTGcatggtggtcttgtggttagggctTAGAATTCGAACCAAAAGGGTCTGGATCAAAACCCTAGCAGGCCCAAATGACAAAGGGCATTTAACACCTATTTTCCCcactcgactcaggtgtaaatgagtacctagggAAGTCCTCTATGATAGGACATAATGTCAGAGGCCTCGTGTTTGAAATCCATCACTTGTGTCATGTTACAAATATTTTCCTTTTGTGGAGAAATCTTGTTTCTTGATGTTTCCCTCCATAAGATATCACCACCCTACATCTTAAGAATATACCACCTTGTAAGCAGTAACTGAAATAGTGTTTTTCTTTTGAGGAACTCACCAGGCCTTGGTAGCAAGAATCTTGGCTCCATGCTTCTCCAAGGAGTATCTGTCACAGGGGACTACCTCAAACCCAGCGTCAGGATGGAACATGTGCAGGTAACGGACAACCTGGGAACAGGGTAAAACATATGCTTTGTGAACAGCTGCTTAGACAAACATGGTGAGCATGAGTATGTTAAGAGTAAATAACAAATAGAAGATCGAGCCATAGAGTAACAAAAACTTCTTTGTCATGAGAGCCGTTAGAGATCTTGAACACCTAGATTAATGCTGTTCTCAACGCTCATTGTCTGAGATTCTTCTAAAGGTTGTTGATGTATCAAACTTTTAATTCTGTGGATTTTATTTAAGTCTTGGTCAGTTTTGTTTATTGATGTAATGCTGTTTTGCTTATAATATAGATTTCTATCCTATAAAAGATTAACATAATTCAGTACTGTCTACATTGCGTACCATGTGCTGCTATGTTGATAATACAAGTTTGAAGTTAGTATACACATGTTCATGCTGGGACCTACATGTGTCTTGAATATTTTCTTCTGGTGCTGAGTCTTGTGCTGGAGGTATTTCCAGATCCACTCTCCCTGTGTCAGGTCTGTGAAGGCCTTCTCCGTGTTCCCAGACTTCCGCAGCTTCTCCAGGATCTGTTTGTGATCCTCGCTCTTGCCTGGACGCACTGGGCGAAACCTTAGGTGTACAAAGAAAAAGGTTACAAAG contains these protein-coding regions:
- the LOC136430111 gene encoding histone-lysine N-methyltransferase KMT5B-like isoform X2 — its product is MESLLPGLLLELSCHLSCLPMHSDTSLTLCSPSPLYRRFRPVRPGKSEDHKQILEKLRKSGNTEKAFTDLTQGEWIWKYLQHKTQHQKKIFKTHVVRYLHMFHPDAGFEVVPCDRYSLEKHGAKILATKAWTKNEKIPMLVGCIAEITAEEENQLLQPGVNDFSVMFSTRKNCAQLWLGPAAFINHDCRSNCKFVSTGRDTACVKVLRDIEAGEEITCYYGEGFFGDNNSYCECETCERRGTGAFASKEGNKEKVHNTKYGLRETDKRIQRLRKGSSATPTCNMSDKASTRNTKFSSRRTLGGGVDVNTSGPYKITKYDRELLEAQGIKIPEAKVVLTRSVLPEKMNGSINLTSLNMREGGRRTTRRRLSAVGNSSVPDKLDATSDKDGVLSRVMSMPVPSRKRQVGRKRSVSPPKLRTHKDENMEVITDRGQLVTDASLLPQKEADLVAKTSQEDVKGTSSDCEDFVPEDHGRATDMSTAAVEKMRKRAAKERRRRRREARRNGTDMNGRKFSPNRTKYDSQLITENGKLPKVTIRLRSRNYPEIIGRTEASRGTESEVLDRRTADNYTQQGRKDWAPASYAVGGGTSNPKPSANTSSTGRPKLKIKLCRPNGEFQVEQNGGNAPGITELGLAPSQFYGRDRESLNQGVEFKNSSGVTRVDYTHISGVSRDQEVEFKDSSGSTRGRGARFRDSSGVTGQSPGFNRRRKCSGGSECCSEECVASRAKKLRLIVGNDSIDIDLASRNREVNGRSGT
- the LOC136430111 gene encoding histone-lysine N-methyltransferase KMT5B-like isoform X1: MVVEEESQHVPPPRSAPSTGMSSRELCENDDLATSIVLDPYLGFMTHKMNTRFRPVRPGKSEDHKQILEKLRKSGNTEKAFTDLTQGEWIWKYLQHKTQHQKKIFKTHVVRYLHMFHPDAGFEVVPCDRYSLEKHGAKILATKAWTKNEKIPMLVGCIAEITAEEENQLLQPGVNDFSVMFSTRKNCAQLWLGPAAFINHDCRSNCKFVSTGRDTACVKVLRDIEAGEEITCYYGEGFFGDNNSYCECETCERRGTGAFASKEGNKEKVHNTKYGLRETDKRIQRLRKGSSATPTCNMSDKASTRNTKFSSRRTLGGGVDVNTSGPYKITKYDRELLEAQGIKIPEAKVVLTRSVLPEKMNGSINLTSLNMREGGRRTTRRRLSAVGNSSVPDKLDATSDKDGVLSRVMSMPVPSRKRQVGRKRSVSPPKLRTHKDENMEVITDRGQLVTDASLLPQKEADLVAKTSQEDVKGTSSDCEDFVPEDHGRATDMSTAAVEKMRKRAAKERRRRRREARRNGTDMNGRKFSPNRTKYDSQLITENGKLPKVTIRLRSRNYPEIIGRTEASRGTESEVLDRRTADNYTQQGRKDWAPASYAVGGGTSNPKPSANTSSTGRPKLKIKLCRPNGEFQVEQNGGNAPGITELGLAPSQFYGRDRESLNQGVEFKNSSGVTRVDYTHISGVSRDQEVEFKDSSGSTRGRGARFRDSSGVTGQSPGFNRRRKCSGGSECCSEECVASRAKKLRLIVGNDSIDIDLASRNREVNGRSGT